A window of the Xiashengella succiniciproducens genome harbors these coding sequences:
- a CDS encoding AGE family epimerase/isomerase, which produces MSRNTSIVGEDLLQAYKDILHFWQEHSIDHQQGGFYGELDPRGQPVPGAEKGLVLNARILWTFASAYNFLKDPAYLQSARRAYDYLWQHFWDREHGGLYWSADARGQMKNGRKQIYGQGFAIYGLAEYYRASGDPESLQRAIQLFELIEKHSFDATHGGYLEARDRNWQPLDDLRLSAKDANEPKSMNTHLHIIEPYTNLYRVWPDARLAQQIEGLLRVFIDHITDPQSGHFHLFFDHDWSVRSSMVSYGHDIEGAWLLNEAAEILGKPDLIGQVKNLSLRLAQATLNEALAPDGSLYYEKELSSNHLETDRHWWVQAEAMVGFTDAWQKSGDPRYLQQAEVLWDYIREKLIDTRDGEWFLRIGPDGKPVLSDPKAGFWKCPYHNTRALMEMYQRLNKA; this is translated from the coding sequence ATGAGCAGAAATACCAGCATCGTAGGAGAGGACTTGCTCCAGGCCTACAAAGACATCCTCCACTTTTGGCAGGAGCACAGCATCGACCACCAGCAAGGCGGTTTCTACGGTGAATTAGACCCCCGGGGCCAGCCCGTACCCGGAGCCGAAAAAGGCCTCGTACTCAACGCCCGCATCTTGTGGACCTTTGCCTCGGCCTACAACTTTTTAAAAGACCCCGCCTACCTGCAAAGCGCCCGGCGCGCCTACGACTACCTGTGGCAACACTTTTGGGACCGGGAGCACGGCGGCCTTTATTGGAGCGCAGATGCCCGGGGCCAGATGAAAAACGGCCGCAAGCAAATCTACGGCCAGGGCTTCGCCATTTACGGGCTGGCCGAATACTACCGCGCCAGTGGCGATCCCGAGAGTCTCCAACGCGCCATCCAACTCTTTGAACTGATAGAAAAGCACAGTTTTGACGCCACCCACGGCGGCTACCTCGAAGCCCGCGACCGCAACTGGCAACCGCTGGACGACCTGCGCCTGAGCGCCAAAGACGCCAACGAGCCCAAGTCGATGAACACCCACCTGCACATCATCGAACCCTACACCAATCTCTATCGCGTATGGCCCGATGCCCGTCTGGCACAGCAAATCGAAGGCCTGCTGCGCGTATTCATCGACCACATTACCGACCCCCAAAGCGGCCACTTCCACCTGTTTTTTGACCACGATTGGAGCGTACGCTCCAGCATGGTATCTTACGGACACGACATTGAAGGCGCCTGGCTGCTGAACGAAGCCGCCGAAATCCTTGGGAAGCCCGACCTCATCGGCCAGGTAAAAAACCTGAGTCTGCGCTTGGCCCAAGCCACCCTCAACGAAGCTTTGGCCCCCGACGGCTCACTGTATTACGAAAAAGAACTATCTTCGAATCACCTGGAAACCGACCGCCACTGGTGGGTACAAGCCGAAGCCATGGTAGGCTTTACCGACGCCTGGCAAAAAAGTGGAGACCCGCGCTACCTGCAGCAGGCCGAAGTACTTTGGGACTACATCCGCGAAAAGCTGATAGACACCCGCGACGGCGAATGGTTCCTGCGCATTGGTCCCGACGGAAAGCCCGTGCTTTCCGACCCCAAAGCCGGTTTCTGGAAATGCCCCTATCACAACACCCGCGCCCTCATGGAAATGTACCAACGCCTAAATAAAGCCTGA
- a CDS encoding MFS transporter, translating into MMKPQKVSLKEKIGYGFGDAASSMFWKIFTFYLAIFYTDVFGIPAAATGTMFLVTRIWDTANDPLMGIIADRTNTRWGKFRPYLLWIAGPFALLGVLLFTTPQLDLQGKIVYAYITYTLMMMAYTAINVPYASLLGVMTADGNERTSFASYRMVFAFGGSLLVVALFQPMVDFFAGSVALPTAYQLTMVVIGSIAVGFFLLTFSWTRERITPPKEQKNNLKEDLRNLAKNGPWFILLGAGVATLIFNSVRDGVAMYYFKYYIADDHVRESAIHFSKMTIAYSTFYLFLGQATNMIGVIMAKPVSALLGKRRTFMFAMFAAAALSVVFQLTSKGDLLLIYSLQALISFCAGIIFPLLWSMYADAADYSQWTTGRRATGLVFSASSMTQKLGWTLGGSLTLWLLAIYGFEANAAQSPETLKGIKYMMGLVPAAAALISGLFMIFYKLSDQKMTQIIADLESQRAAENS; encoded by the coding sequence ATGATGAAGCCCCAAAAAGTCAGTCTCAAAGAAAAAATCGGATACGGATTCGGCGACGCCGCCTCCTCCATGTTCTGGAAAATCTTCACCTTTTACCTCGCCATTTTTTACACCGACGTATTTGGCATACCCGCCGCAGCCACCGGCACCATGTTTTTGGTCACCCGCATTTGGGACACCGCCAACGACCCCCTTATGGGCATCATTGCCGACCGCACCAACACCCGCTGGGGCAAATTTCGCCCCTACCTGCTGTGGATAGCCGGACCCTTCGCCCTCTTAGGCGTACTCCTCTTCACCACCCCCCAGCTCGACCTGCAGGGCAAAATCGTTTACGCCTACATCACCTACACCCTTATGATGATGGCCTACACCGCCATTAACGTACCCTACGCCAGTCTGCTCGGTGTAATGACCGCCGACGGCAACGAGCGCACCAGCTTCGCCTCCTACCGCATGGTCTTCGCCTTTGGCGGCAGTCTGCTGGTCGTAGCACTGTTTCAGCCCATGGTCGATTTCTTTGCCGGCTCCGTAGCCCTGCCCACCGCCTACCAGCTCACCATGGTCGTCATCGGCAGTATCGCCGTAGGCTTTTTCCTGCTCACCTTTTCGTGGACCCGCGAGCGCATCACCCCACCCAAAGAGCAGAAAAACAACCTGAAAGAAGACCTCCGCAACCTGGCCAAAAACGGCCCCTGGTTCATCCTTCTGGGCGCCGGCGTAGCCACCCTCATCTTCAACTCCGTGCGCGACGGCGTAGCCATGTACTACTTTAAGTACTACATAGCCGACGACCACGTACGCGAATCGGCCATCCACTTCTCCAAAATGACCATCGCCTACAGCACCTTCTACCTGTTTTTAGGTCAGGCCACCAACATGATTGGCGTCATCATGGCCAAGCCCGTATCGGCCCTCCTCGGCAAGCGCCGCACCTTTATGTTCGCCATGTTTGCCGCCGCCGCCCTCAGCGTAGTATTCCAGCTCACCAGCAAAGGCGACCTCCTGCTCATTTACAGCCTGCAAGCCCTCATCAGCTTCTGCGCCGGCATCATCTTCCCCCTGCTGTGGTCGATGTACGCCGATGCCGCCGACTACTCCCAATGGACAACCGGACGCCGCGCCACCGGCCTCGTATTCTCCGCCAGCAGCATGACCCAAAAACTCGGCTGGACCCTCGGCGGCTCCCTCACTCTCTGGCTCCTGGCCATCTACGGCTTCGAAGCCAACGCCGCCCAAAGTCCCGAAACCCTTAAAGGCATCAAATACATGATGGGCCTTGTACCCGCCGCCGCTGCATTAATTTCAGGCTTATTCATGATTTTTTACAAGCTGAGCGACCAGAAAATGACCCAAATCATCGCCGACCTCGAAAGCCAACGCGCCGCCGAAAACAGCTGA